In Drosophila miranda strain MSH22 chromosome XR, D.miranda_PacBio2.1, whole genome shotgun sequence, the genomic window AGGGGATCTTTGGAGTGAAACGTCTTTTAATTGCATGTTAATTGCTCTCCAACCAAGAAGCAGACCAGACCCAAGAGGAACtccacagaaagagagagagagagagagagagggaaacaGTGTGCAGGTCGGTAAAAGATACAAAGAACAGCTAAGGAGGCGAGAGAGGAACTTGGTCAACGTTTAAGTCATTGGGGACTGGGGGAGTGGGGGACCGGGGGACTGGACTGCTGTTtgctctgtttctgtttctgtctcAGTTCTTTCTCTGTTTCTGCTGGTACGAGTAGTCCCCCAGGTTTGGTTTGGtccggagctggagctggagccagAGCTGGAGTGCAGGTCCAGGTCTAAAACAGTTGCACTCATTTGTTGTCCCGGTCgttgttcttgttcttgttcttgttcGCCATTCTGTTCTGATCTCTCGAGTGCCAGTCAGTACCTACTAAAGTACGTGTGGTTATGGCCGggctctgcttctgcttctgcctttgcccctgcccctgccccgcctctgcctctgcctctgagTCTTCGTCTGAAAACAAAGACAAGTTTTTCAAGTTTTCCGACAGGGGGCACATGAAGTCATTCAAGTGGAAGCAACAACGAGGCTGGACGGTAGTCAGAGGCGGTGGACAGGCGAAAGGcattgccgctgctggtgccTCTGGAGCGGAGCTGCTGTCATTCGCACTTGAAGATCAAGTGATATATGTCTGGCTGTCTCCCTGTCCCTCTGTACCGCTCTCTACCTCTCGATCGAAGACAAAGTAGAATCTGAAATCGACAGACAGAAAGATAGATAGCCCTGGCACTACAGTCGTATATTTACATGGGTATCAAGGCAATGGTCTATGGGGAATCAATAAGCTTCGATTAGATAAGAATCGAGGTGGGGGGGAAGGGGGATCGAGTGGTGCAGAAGGTGTTATAGAACACCACTTCAGGCAACAAGAATTGTGAAATGACAGAGTGCCCTACAAAGTGAAACCACTGAGAGCCCACTAAAAGTGCACTGCAATCGCTGGGTAATCTATAAAAATGCACCGTTTAATATTCAACAAGTTTGAAAAGCTTCGGCTTGGAAAGTAAACACCAGATTGCCATTGGAAATGATCTAATAATGTTCGTTCTCACCGGTTCCCTTCTACAAAGTCTTGTTCGGCCTTTGGCTGGAACGTGGAGCCACCTTTATCGCCCTCGCAATGGGGTTTTGTGTCGGTATATTATGGGCTTTTTCCTTGGTGGGGCTCGGAAAACACCCCCCCAGCAAACGCTGAAAAGGGCGAGGCACTGACCCAATTCAAAGCCCACTGAATATTCGTCGGGTCTTTAAAAGTATTCATTGTGGTGGCTCTCTTCCGTGCCATCCGATTCACAGCCAAGTGCTAATTAAACTAATCGAAGGGCTCTTGAGGTGGCAGCCAAATGAAGCGTGCCCTCCAGGGCTGGCTGGTTGCTTCAATCCAAACCAGATTCAATCAGATCGAATCTGCTCGGACCAGCCAGTGTGCGCATTACGGGTACTACGAGTACGGGTACGGGCATGGGGTATCTGTTTGGCTAACACTGTAATTGGCTAAAAGCATCTAGCAATCTTTATCACGAAACCTGTCACTTGTTGCTGCGTTGCGAGTGTATGCCGAATGGCTGCAACATAACTTTTGGACATAATTAAGCCATCAAAACGAGCAGGCCAGGCCAAAATGCTGGCCATTTGCGTTGACAGTTGTCACAGAGCACACCGGCACACCGGCACACCGGCACACGGGCACACGGGCACGCGAAAAACActaattaattaaaataaactaCTTAAAATGTCGACAATTTCTGTTTTGGCATTTGGTTGCAACATTTGTGGGATCGTGTGATGATATCTTCATTTGTTGGACTTCATTCCAAAGCCACTCGCATGGGAAACAGCCCCAAACAATCTCCTGACAACCAGGAGCCCCCCTCCCAGCACCCAGGAAACCCCCTCGCCATGGAAACACATCAACAAACAACCATTGGGCGTCCAGTTTTCAGCCAATCCTCTTGCCATGCAGTACTCCTGGCTGCCGCAGGAGCGCCGTGAGGTGATAGTCCGCGAGAAGCCGCCGTTGGTCATCTCAAGCAAGCGGTTTGCCCGCATCCAGGCCAATGCCAGCCAGGCGGCCCAGCAGGAGCGCCAGTACCGGCTCCAGCTGCGTGACCAGGCGGAGGAGCAGCTGCGCGCCGGGGGCGAGGAGCTGCTGCGTCAGTTCGGGGGCAGAAAGCTGTGCATCACCAAGGCGGAGGAGTGCCGCAGGGAGCTGGAGCAGCTGcgggagcaggagctggaggccAAGCGACTGGCGGAGGAGGAGAGTGCTGCCTCCCGGCGGGAGGCACAGAGCAGGCAGAAGGAGCGCATAGCGGCGGCCCAACAGCTGCTGGAGCAGCTGCGTCCGGGGCCGCGGGAGCTGCAGTGTGCCAGGCTCCAGAGCGAGGTCCTGCGCAGTGTCCAGGCCCAGCGGCAGGTGCAGGAGACCTTCGCCCAGGCCCTGGAGCGGCAGGCGGAGCGGGACAGGCGCATCTACCACGAGCAGGTGCTCAACGGGATAGAGGAGGCCCAGCGGCGTCGGGCCGAGCGCTGCCAGCAGCTCGGGGAGCACAAGCAGGACCTGCTCAGCGCCATCGCAGAGCGGGAGAAGGAGCGCCAGGCGGCCAAGGCCGAGGAGCACGAGCAGGCACGCCAGGAGCGGGAGCGGAACCAGCGGCAGCTGAGGGAGCAGCAGCGCAGGGACGAAGAGATGCGGACCTCCAGGCGGCGGCAGAAGCGGGAGGAGGCTCTCGCCTCCCTGGCCATGGCGGAGCAGCGTCAGCAGCGGCTCCTCATGCTGGAGGAGGTGGAGCAGGTCCAGTGCGATGTCCACAACGAGGCCAAGGGGCGCCTGGAGCAGATGAAGCGGGAAAGGACCCGTAGCCGCGTCCAGCAGCGCATCCAGCGCAATGAGAAGCTCGCGCAGGAGCAGGCCCCTCGCCTGCACTACAGCGCCGGAGAGGATGAGGCGCGCCACGAGCGCCAGCTGGTGGAGATGCAAAAGGCCCACAGTGCGGAGCAGGCCAGGCGCCGTCAGAGCCGGGAGAGGGTGAAAAACTCCCGTCTGGCCATTCAGCGGGAGGCGGAGCAGCTGGCCCAGGCCTCCAGAGAGCAGGGAGAGGCCGACAAACGGGAAGCCGTCGATCTTCGCCTAAAGAACGACCTCGTCCACGTGCAGTTCAAGCGGCAGCAGCGTCAGGAGCAGCTCC contains:
- the LOC108165229 gene encoding trichohyalin; this encodes MQYSWLPQERREVIVREKPPLVISSKRFARIQANASQAAQQERQYRLQLRDQAEEQLRAGGEELLRQFGGRKLCITKAEECRRELEQLREQELEAKRLAEEESAASRREAQSRQKERIAAAQQLLEQLRPGPRELQCARLQSEVLRSVQAQRQVQETFAQALERQAERDRRIYHEQVLNGIEEAQRRRAERCQQLGEHKQDLLSAIAEREKERQAAKAEEHEQARQERERNQRQLREQQRRDEEMRTSRRRQKREEALASLAMAEQRQQRLLMLEEVEQVQCDVHNEAKGRLEQMKRERTRSRVQQRIQRNEKLAQEQAPRLHYSAGEDEARHERQLVEMQKAHSAEQARRRQSRERVKNSRLAIQREAEQLAQASREQGEADKREAVDLRLKNDLVHVQFKRQQRQEQLQRMRQLRQQLDEQVRQRHEEERRPDTNYNREAQMECLREDAFFFDYARQLMDTARARGCPLKPFVRAVGQYKNENRIGAGIRVPPHLVTRLSMGRRTAGDSPAEAAVKAQSSAEEAKLAEEEEQQRRNIEENLKKIEALVLAEATAKAEIPKG